GCAGGCGGGATTCAAAACAATATGCCTACTACTATTAGAACGCAAGTTGCTAGTTGTCGGCATATTCAAACCAACAGCCCCTAATCCCCGTACAAATTGTATCATTTCTGTAGGTCGATTTTCCAAAATCGACGGTTTGGTGTCGAGATGTGAATCTCGACCTACAGGTTCTGATGGATTTTTAATAACTAGCAACTTAGGTTATTAGAATTTGCTTGCAGTGGATCAAAATCCGATATAGAATTGGGGTNNNNNNNNNNNNNNNNNNNNNNNNNNNNNNNNNNNNNNNNNNNNNNNNNNNNNNNNNNNNNNNNNNNNNNNNNNNNNNNNNNNNNNNNNNNNNNNNNNNNNNNNNNNNNNNNNNNNNNNNNNNNNNNNNNNNNNNNNNNNNNNNNNNNNNNNNNNNNNNNNNNNNNNNNNNNNNNNNNNNNNNNNNNNNNNNNNNNNNNNNNNNNNNNNNNNNNNNNNNNNNNNNNNNNNNNNNNNNNNNNNNNNNNGATACCGCGCGAGGACGTGATAATTACCGGACGCCTTTGCTGCCATTCCTCAGCGGAGTGGGGAGGCTACGGTGATGGAAGACCCGATTATTCCGCTGAACGCGCGGTTGCGGATGTCGAAGATCAGCTGCAGTTGCTCGGCACAGACTATTTCGACGGTATGTTGATTCATGATCCGTCCGAAATTGAACCCACGCTTGAGAAAGGTGGAACGTTAGATGGCGTGCTACAGTGTAAAGGGCGGGGTCTAGTTCACTTTGTCGGATACGGAATGCGCCCACACGATTTCCATCTGAAGACGATAGCCACCGGCGATGTTGATCTCCTGTTATGCTTCAACGATTATAACTTGGCTCGTCANNNNNNNNNNNNNNNNNNNNNNNNNNNNNNNNNNNNNNNNNNNNNNNNNNNNNNNNNNNNNNNNNNNNNNNNNNNNNNNNNNNNNNNGGCGGTGGGCAAATCACCCCGACCTCGAATCTGCGAGAGAAAGATGGAAATGGTGTCAGGAGGAGGGAGTGGATCTGCTTCAATTAGCCCTGCAGTTCTGTTTGCTAGACGATCGGATTCACGGGAACAACATCGGTTCGTTGAACGTCGAGCAGTTGGAAGCAAACGTACGAGCGGCGAGCGTGCCCCTCTCCGATGAGGTATGGGAGAAATACGAGGCACGGTTCGGTGGTGGGATCAACTGATTTTCGTTTCCCATCAGGTTTCGACCGAATCATTGTGAAGTTGAACCCAACACAATTCGGCTGAGGAAAAACCGATGACCTCATCTTCATGGGATTCCCCACCCAAAACGCTCCTACTACCCAACAATGCAGTCCATGTGTGGCGGGCATCCTTGCATGTGTCCGTCTCCGAGCTGCGCACCCTTGAGGATATGCTCGCAGCAGATGAGCGTGCCAGAGCTGAAAGATTTTACTTCCAGAAACACCGAGAGCACTTTATCGCTGGACGTGGACTGCTGCGGAATATCTTGAGCCGTTATCTGGACAGGGAACCAGACCAGCTGCGCTTCTGTTATAATTCTTACGGGAAGCCAGCTTTGACCGAAGAGGCTGGCGCGGAAGAACTCTGTTTCAACC
The Candidatus Poribacteria bacterium DNA segment above includes these coding regions:
- a CDS encoding aldo/keto reductase translates to IPREDVIITGRLCCHSSAEWGGYGDGRPDYSAERAVADVEDQLQLLGTDYFDGMLIHDPSEIEPTLEKGGTLDGVLQCKGRGLVHFVGYGMRPHDFHLKTIATGDVDLLLCFNDYNLAR
- a CDS encoding aldo/keto reductase is translated as RWANHPDLESARERWKWCQEEGVDLLQLALQFCLLDDRIHGNNIGSLNVEQLEANVRAASVPLSDEVWEKYEARFGGGIN
- a CDS encoding 4'-phosphopantetheinyl transferase superfamily protein gives rise to the protein MTSSSWDSPPKTLLLPNNAVHVWRASLHVSVSELRTLEDMLAADERARAERFYFQKHREHFIAGRGLLRNILSRYLDREPDQLRFCYNSYGKPALTEEAGAEELCFNLSHSHGIALYAITCGREIGIDIEYFRPDVEVEKLAERFFSPREAAVLRALPQHLRKEGFFNCWTRKEAYIKAEGKGMSIP